Proteins from a genomic interval of Musa acuminata AAA Group cultivar baxijiao chromosome BXJ1-9, Cavendish_Baxijiao_AAA, whole genome shotgun sequence:
- the LOC103998364 gene encoding exocyst complex component SEC15A-like yields MMHAPSNKRTAAENGDGGIDVVLMRSLGNGEDLGPIVRYAFECGKPEALLHQLRNVVRKKEVEIEELCKLHYDEFILAVDELRGVLVDAYDLKSSLSSENLRLQEVASALLLKLDELLELYLIKKNVTEAIQTLKVCVQVSKLCLACNMHVANNRFYPALKILDLIEKDYLQNTPLKALRKVIDKQIPAIKLHIEKKVCSEFNDWLLHIRSIAKEIGQLGIGQAASARQGDEEKRAHQREAEEQSRSGVNPVYALDCENIDEDSVLEFDLAPLYRSHHIHTCLGIQEKFCEYYYNNRLMQLNLDLQISSALPFLESHQPFFAQIAGFFIVEAQVLRTSRGLLSESQVESLWDSAMSKMKSVLEDQFSHTNTANHLLLIKDFVTLFGATLLRHGYQVTPLLEVLDNSRDKYHELLLSECRKQIGDILASDTFEQMVIKKEYEYNMNVVSFHLQSSDTVPAFPFIAPFSSSVPDACRVVRSFIEDSVSYLSYGGHINFYDVLKKYLDKLMIDVLNEALLSMIHTGNLGVSQAMQIAANIAVLEHTCDLFLWQAAQLCSVPLHLVERPHAGLTAKAVFKASQNAAYNALLNVVDSKLDEYLALMNSINWTADEAPEHANDYIHEVVIYLDLLISTAQQILPLDALYKVGVGALHHISDSIVATFLSESLKRFNLNAIIGIDNDLKMLEAFADERFQSTGLSDLKRDCIFRDCLVESRQLVNLLLSNQPDDFVDPVIREKDYGALDYKKVATICEKLKDSPDRLFGSLSNRNAKQNSRKKSMDTLKRRLKDFS; encoded by the coding sequence ATGATGCACGCTCCATCCAATAAGAGAACTGCAGCAGAAAACGGGGATGGAGGGATTGATGTGGTCCTCATGCGGTCGCTCGGAAATGGGGAGGATTTAGGCCCCATTGTTAGGTATGCTTTTGAGTGTGGAAAACCTGAGGCCCTCTTGCACCAACTCAGGAATGTTGTTAGGAAGAAGGAAGTGGAGATTGAAGAACTGTGCAAACTTCATTACGATGAATTCATCCTTGCAGTTGATGAGTTACGGGGTGTGTTGGTTGATGCTTATGATCTCAAGAGCTCTCTATCAAGTGAGAATTTACGGCTACAAGAGGTGGCAAGTGCACTTCTGTTGAAGCTCGATGAGCTCCTTGAGTTGTACTTGATTAAGAAAAATGTCACAGAGGCCATACAAACGTTGAAGGTATGTGTGCAGGTCTCAAAACTATGCTTGGCTTGCAACATGCATGTTGCAAACAATCGGTTCTACCCTGCACTGAAGATCTTGGACTTGATCGAGAAAGATTACCTACAAAACACTCCACTTAAGGCCCTGAGGAAGGTGATTGACAAGCAAATACCTGCAATTAAGCTGCACATAGAGAAAaaagtgtgcagtgagttcaaTGATTGGCTTCTTCACATAAGGAGCATAGCAAAGGAGATTGGGCAGTTGGGTATAGGACAGGCTGCTTCGGCCCGTCAAGGGGATGAGGAAAAGCGGGCTCACCAGAGGGAAGCTGAAGAGCAGAGTCGATCTGGTGTTAATCCTGTGTATGCATTGGACTGTGAGAATATTGATGAAGATTCAGTGCTAGAGTTTGACCTGGCTCCTTTATATCGTTCGCACCATATACACACATGCTTGGGCATCCAAGAAAAATTTTGTGAGTACTATTACAATAACCGGCTAATGCAGCTGAATTTAGACCTGCAGATCTCGTCAGCACTGCCCTTCCTTGAATCTCATCAACCCTTCTTTGCACAGATTGCTGGGTTTTTCATCGTGGAAGCTCAAGTTCTGCGAACTTCTAGGGGGTTGTTGTCGGAGAGTCAGGTGGAGAGTTTATGGGATTCAGCTATGTCAAAGATGAAATCTGTTCTAGAGGATCAGTTCTCTCATACGAACACAGCAAACCACCTTCTACTCATCAAAGACTTTGTTACTCTTTTTGGTGCCACTCTTTTGCGTCATGGGTACCAGGTAACACCTTTGCTTGAGGTTCTTGATAACAGCAGAGACAAGTACCATGAACTTCTCCTTAGTGAATGCCGCAAGCAAATAGGAGACATCCTCGCAAGTGATACGTTTGAACAGATGGTGATAAAGAAAGAGTATGAGTACAATATGAATGTGGTGTCATTTCATCTTCAGTCCTCGGATACAGTGCCAGCTTTTCCATTTATTGCACCATTCTCTTCCTCTGTTCCAGATGCATGTCGTGTAGTGCGTTCCTTTATTGAGGACTCAGTTAGCTATCTATCATATGGAGGTCATATCAACTTTTATGATGTTCTAAAGAAATATCTCGACAAGCTTATGATTGATGTGCTGAATGAAGCTCTGTTGAGCATGATCCATACTGGTAATTTAGGTGTATCACAGGCAATGCAAATTGCAGCCAACATAGCTGTTCTTGAGCACACTTGTGATCTTTTCCTGTGGCAGGCTGCCCAACTTTGCTCAGTCCCATTACACTTAGTTGAGAGGCCTCATGCTGGATTGACTGCTAAGGCTGTTTTTAAGGCATCGCAGAATGCTGCCTATAATGCATTGTTGAATGTGGTTGATTCTAAGTTGGATGAGTACCTTGCCCTCATGAACAGCATCAATTGGACAGCTGATGAAGCCCCCGAACATGCAAATGATTACATTCATGAAGTTGTTATTTATCTTGACTTATTGATCTCTACTGCTCAGCAGATTTTGCCTTTAGATGCTCTTTACAAAGTTGGGGTTGGTGCATTGCATCATATTTCTGATTCGATTGTGGCAACTTTTCTTAGTGAGAGTTTAAAGAGGTTCAACCTCAATGCCATCATTGGCATTGACAATGATCTGAAAATGTTAGAAGCCTTTGCAGATGAAAGATTTCAAAGCACAGGTCTGAGCGATTTAAAGAGGGATTGCATTTTCAGAGATTGTTTAGTAGAATCGAGGCAGTTGGTGAACCTTTTACTGAGCAATCAGCCTGATGATTTCGTGGATCCTGTTATAAGAGAGAAAGATTATGGTGCTCTGGACTACAAGAAGGTTGCAACTATCTGTGAAAAGTTAAAGGATTCACCAGATAGGTTGTTTGGGAGCCTTTCTAACCGGAATGCAAAGCAAAATTCTCGGAAGAAGTCAATGGACACGTTGAAAAGGAGGCTGAAAGATTTCAGTTGA